Proteins encoded within one genomic window of Cellulomonas xiejunii:
- a CDS encoding ABC transporter substrate-binding protein, which translates to MPYAPPETPGRAARHRRAARHRRAVVATATLLPALLAACAGGASADDPTTAAAVTAELPTEIPAGTTLVVGDPTTQKAVEIAGDDLDSDLGFTIEWANLSGGPQTTEAFRAGALDVGAVADIPPIHAEWTGLDVKIVAAVYRENWQKNPIYEFGVAPGVDGVETLEDFKGHRVAYSPGQAQGVIVLRALKEAGLTQDDVTLVELPSNGDVYTTALAAGEVDIAPIGGVQIARYLDKYGSDGAHTVRHGLRDDPSHLYVPTSVTTDPAKAAALRAYVRLWAQAKLWVHDHPEEWKAGYYVADQGLSPADADYLVERAGTPDIPEDWTEHIAAHQKTVELLAEATGNDVLDAADLWDERFAPVLAQAAADYREKEAG; encoded by the coding sequence ATGCCGTACGCACCTCCCGAGACGCCCGGCCGCGCCGCGCGTCACCGCCGCGCCGCACGTCACCGCCGCGCCGTGGTCGCCACCGCGACCCTCCTGCCCGCGCTGCTCGCGGCGTGCGCCGGCGGCGCGTCGGCCGACGACCCCACGACGGCTGCCGCCGTCACCGCCGAGCTGCCGACCGAGATCCCCGCGGGCACGACCCTGGTGGTCGGTGACCCGACGACGCAGAAGGCCGTCGAGATCGCGGGCGACGACCTGGACTCCGACCTGGGCTTCACCATCGAGTGGGCCAACCTGTCGGGCGGGCCGCAGACCACGGAGGCGTTCCGCGCCGGTGCCCTCGACGTGGGTGCCGTCGCCGACATCCCGCCCATCCACGCCGAGTGGACCGGCCTCGACGTCAAGATCGTCGCCGCCGTGTACCGCGAGAACTGGCAGAAGAACCCGATCTACGAGTTCGGCGTCGCCCCCGGAGTCGACGGCGTCGAGACGCTCGAGGACTTCAAGGGCCACCGCGTCGCGTACTCGCCGGGCCAGGCGCAGGGCGTCATCGTGCTGCGCGCGCTGAAGGAGGCGGGGCTGACGCAGGACGACGTCACGCTCGTCGAACTGCCCAGCAACGGCGACGTCTACACCACCGCGCTCGCCGCCGGTGAGGTCGACATCGCCCCCATCGGGGGCGTGCAGATCGCCCGCTACCTCGACAAGTACGGCTCCGACGGCGCGCACACCGTGCGCCACGGCCTGCGCGACGACCCGAGCCACCTGTACGTCCCCACATCCGTGACCACGGACCCCGCCAAGGCGGCTGCGCTGCGCGCCTACGTGCGGCTGTGGGCGCAGGCCAAGCTGTGGGTCCACGACCACCCCGAGGAGTGGAAGGCCGGCTACTACGTCGCCGACCAGGGCCTGAGCCCGGCCGACGCCGACTACCTCGTCGAGCGCGCCGGCACGCCGGACATCCCCGAGGACTGGACCGAGCACATCGCCGCGCACCAGAAGACCGTCGAGCTGCTCGCCGAGGCCACCGGCAACGACGTGCTCGACGCCGCGGACCTGTGGGACGAGCGGTTCGCGCCCGTCCTCGCGCAGGCCGCGGCCGACTACCGTGAGAAGGAGGCCGGCTGA
- a CDS encoding glycoside hydrolase family 3 N-terminal domain-containing protein — protein MSDTPGTATQHVVPAAPVLPAVPVVSERVRDLHARMTLEEKLAQLVGYWLDQNGTVAPMQSEMASGQKDSGQLAEITRHGLGHYTRVYGTRPVEPAERAAWLWAEQRRLKRETRLGIPALVHEECLTGLAAWQAASYPTPLAWGAAFDPELVHEAARAIGDSMRELGIHQGLAPVLDVVGDPRWGRVDECIGEDPYLVGTVGTAYVRGLQEAGVHATLKHFVGYSASAAGRNHAPVHAGPRELAEIYLPPFEMAVRDGGVRSVMNSYADVDGVPVAADPHYLTEILREQWGFDGVVVADYFAVAFLQVMHGVAADRGEAAALALAAGLDIELPTGDAFLEPLAARVRAGLTDEALVDRAVLRALVQKEELGLLEPDAFEDEPPTEIDLDSPRHRDLALRLARESVVLLSNDGVLPLAQPRRVAVVGPNAARPEALMGCYSFANHVLAHHPDLPLGFEISSVHEALAAALPDVTYAEGCTVEGDDTSGFAAAVAAATDADVAVVVVGDQAGLFGRGTVGEGNDVQSLELPGVQRQLVEALVATGTPVVMVMLTGRPYAIGWALDGEGPRPAAVLQAFFPGERGGDAIAELLTGAANPSGRLPVSLPRAAGAQPFRYLHPILGGRSDVTSTDPTPVRPFGFGLSYTSFAYDDLQVDPTVDSAGEFTASVTVTNTGDVAGADVVQLYGRDLVGSVVRPVSQLLGYARVELAPGQSRRVTFRVPTTRLALADRRLVRVVEPGDVQVWVASHAAVTDPGDVADATGGAITSAREVTRRMVPGQSTPHAVLQVTGAVHEITAEDRRIVDVEVNDA, from the coding sequence GTGTCCGACACACCCGGCACCGCCACCCAGCACGTCGTGCCGGCGGCACCTGTCCTGCCCGCTGTCCCCGTCGTCTCCGAGCGCGTGCGCGACCTGCACGCCCGGATGACCCTCGAGGAGAAGCTGGCCCAGCTCGTCGGCTACTGGCTCGACCAGAACGGCACCGTGGCGCCGATGCAGTCGGAGATGGCCTCGGGCCAGAAGGACTCCGGCCAGCTCGCCGAGATCACCCGGCACGGCCTGGGCCACTACACGCGCGTCTACGGCACGCGTCCCGTGGAGCCCGCGGAGCGTGCGGCGTGGCTGTGGGCGGAGCAGCGTCGGCTCAAGCGCGAGACGCGCCTGGGCATCCCGGCGCTCGTCCACGAGGAGTGCCTGACGGGCCTGGCGGCCTGGCAGGCGGCGAGCTACCCGACGCCCCTGGCGTGGGGTGCGGCGTTCGACCCGGAGCTCGTGCACGAGGCGGCCCGCGCCATCGGCGACTCGATGCGCGAGCTCGGCATCCACCAGGGCCTCGCGCCCGTCCTCGACGTCGTCGGCGACCCCCGCTGGGGCCGCGTCGACGAGTGCATCGGGGAGGACCCGTACCTCGTCGGGACCGTCGGGACGGCGTACGTCCGCGGCCTGCAGGAGGCGGGGGTCCACGCGACCCTCAAGCACTTCGTCGGCTACTCCGCGTCGGCGGCCGGCCGCAACCACGCGCCCGTGCACGCCGGCCCGCGCGAGCTCGCCGAGATCTACCTGCCGCCGTTCGAGATGGCGGTGCGCGACGGCGGCGTCCGCTCGGTGATGAACTCCTACGCCGACGTCGACGGTGTGCCCGTCGCGGCGGACCCGCACTACCTCACCGAGATCCTGCGCGAGCAGTGGGGCTTCGACGGGGTCGTCGTCGCCGACTACTTCGCGGTCGCGTTCCTGCAGGTCATGCACGGCGTCGCCGCGGACCGCGGGGAGGCGGCCGCGCTCGCGCTGGCCGCTGGGCTCGACATCGAGCTGCCCACGGGCGACGCGTTCCTCGAGCCGCTGGCCGCGCGCGTGCGCGCCGGGCTGACCGACGAGGCGCTCGTGGACCGCGCGGTGCTGCGCGCGCTCGTGCAGAAGGAGGAGCTCGGCCTGCTCGAGCCCGACGCCTTCGAGGACGAGCCGCCCACCGAGATCGACCTCGACTCCCCGCGGCACCGTGACCTCGCGCTGCGGCTCGCGCGCGAGTCCGTCGTGCTCCTGTCGAACGACGGCGTCCTGCCGCTGGCCCAGCCGCGCCGCGTCGCCGTCGTCGGCCCCAACGCCGCGCGCCCCGAGGCGCTCATGGGCTGCTACTCGTTCGCCAACCACGTGCTCGCGCACCACCCCGACCTGCCGCTCGGCTTCGAGATCAGCAGCGTCCACGAGGCGCTCGCGGCGGCGCTGCCCGACGTCACGTACGCCGAGGGCTGCACGGTCGAGGGTGACGACACGAGCGGCTTCGCCGCCGCCGTGGCCGCCGCGACGGACGCCGACGTGGCGGTCGTCGTCGTCGGTGACCAGGCCGGGCTGTTCGGTCGTGGCACCGTCGGCGAGGGGAACGACGTGCAGTCCCTCGAGCTGCCGGGCGTGCAGCGCCAGCTCGTCGAGGCGCTCGTCGCCACGGGGACGCCCGTCGTCATGGTCATGCTCACCGGCCGGCCCTACGCGATCGGGTGGGCGCTGGACGGCGAGGGCCCGCGCCCTGCCGCGGTCCTCCAGGCGTTCTTCCCCGGCGAGCGCGGCGGGGACGCGATCGCGGAGCTGCTGACCGGTGCCGCGAACCCGTCGGGCCGGCTCCCCGTCTCGCTGCCGCGCGCCGCCGGTGCGCAGCCGTTCCGCTACCTGCACCCGATCCTCGGCGGACGCTCCGACGTCACGTCGACGGACCCGACGCCCGTGCGTCCCTTCGGGTTCGGCCTGTCGTACACGTCGTTCGCGTACGACGACCTCCAGGTCGACCCGACCGTGGACTCCGCGGGCGAGTTCACCGCCTCCGTCACCGTGACCAACACGGGCGACGTCGCCGGCGCGGACGTCGTCCAGCTCTACGGGCGCGACCTGGTCGGCTCGGTCGTGCGGCCCGTGTCCCAGCTGCTCGGGTACGCCCGCGTCGAGCTGGCCCCGGGCCAGTCGCGCCGCGTCACGTTCCGGGTGCCCACGACGCGCCTCGCGCTCGCCGACCGCCGGCTCGTGCGCGTCGTCGAGCCCGGTGACGTCCAGGTCTGGGTCGCGTCGCACGCCGCGGTCACGGACCCCGGCGACGTGGCGGACGCCACGGGCGGGGCGATCACCAGCGCCCGCGAGGTGACTCGGCGCATGGTGCCGGGGCAGAGTACGCCGCACGCCGTCCTGCAGGTCACGGGCGCCGTGCACGAGATCACCGCCGAGGACCGGCGGATCGTCGACGTGGAGGTCAACGACGCATGA
- a CDS encoding ABC transporter ATP-binding protein, whose product MAAHAGGLTAPGPTEDARVPARSDVPAPAHGVLADERVTTQDGSVVVRDLVRAYGLGEGDGRVLRGLDLTIAAGEFVAILGRSGSGKSTLLRALAGLDHDVHGTGTIAVPERVSVVFQDSRLLPWARVLDNVTLGLRGAGARELGAERLAEVGLAGRERAWPTELSGGEQQRVSLARSLVREPQLLLADEPFGALDALTRTRMHALLRDLCARHLPAVLLVTHDVDEAIVLADRVVVLDEGRIALDTPVAHRDPGDPGYVALRRELLDALGVPPVVPGRPTTSATDRSTP is encoded by the coding sequence ATGGCGGCGCACGCTGGCGGGCTGACGGCCCCGGGCCCCACCGAGGACGCGCGCGTCCCCGCCCGCTCCGACGTCCCGGCGCCCGCCCACGGCGTCCTCGCGGACGAGCGCGTGACCACGCAGGACGGGTCGGTCGTCGTCCGCGACCTGGTGCGGGCCTACGGGCTCGGCGAGGGCGACGGCCGCGTGCTGCGCGGCCTGGACCTGACGATCGCGGCCGGGGAGTTCGTCGCGATCCTGGGCCGCAGCGGCTCCGGCAAGAGCACGCTGCTGCGCGCGCTCGCCGGGCTCGACCACGACGTGCACGGCACGGGCACGATCGCCGTGCCCGAGCGCGTGTCGGTGGTCTTCCAGGACTCCCGGCTGCTGCCGTGGGCGCGCGTCCTCGACAACGTGACGCTCGGGCTGCGCGGCGCGGGTGCCCGCGAGCTCGGTGCCGAGCGGCTGGCCGAGGTGGGGCTGGCGGGCCGCGAGCGCGCCTGGCCCACGGAGCTGTCCGGGGGCGAGCAGCAGCGCGTGTCCCTCGCACGGTCGCTCGTGCGCGAGCCGCAGCTGCTCCTGGCCGACGAGCCGTTCGGCGCGCTCGACGCGCTGACCCGCACGCGCATGCACGCGCTGCTGCGCGACCTGTGCGCACGGCACCTGCCCGCGGTCCTGCTCGTCACGCACGACGTCGACGAGGCGATCGTGCTGGCCGACCGCGTCGTCGTGCTCGACGAAGGGCGCATCGCCCTCGACACACCCGTCGCCCACCGCGACCCGGGCGACCCCGGGTACGTGGCCCTGCGCCGCGAGCTGCTCGACGCCCTCGGCGTCCCGCCGGTCGTCCCCGGCCGCCCGACCACCTCCGCCACCGACAGGAGCACCCCATGA
- a CDS encoding LLM class flavin-dependent oxidoreductase: MTTRPRREGQLHLNAFLMSTGHHEASWRLPESDPSYQSTNIAYLQRLAQTAERGHLDSIFFADGPALFRDVGRRPSGTLEPTVVLAAIAAVTSRIGLIATASTTYNDPYNLARRFASVDHISGGRAGWNIVTTAHLEAARNFGYEDLPSHHARYQRAAEFIDVALKLWDSWEDDVEIGDKVDGVWGDSGRIHPPEHVGEHFRVAGALTTPRSPQAYPLLVQAGSSEDGKDLAARYAEAVFTAQQTLDDALAFSYDLKRRAVEWGRDPAGLLVLPGIVPVIGATQAEARAKEDELDRLIRPEFARVQLAKTLRVDPEDLPLDRELPADLPSEEEIEGAKSRYTLIVELARRERLTVRQLIGRLGGGRGHRTFSGTAEQVADAIQEWWDAGAADGFNIMPAVLPSGLEDFVDQVVPVLVDRGLFRSEYTGTTLREHYGLARPEHPRHRDGSRLGVGVVAHPATADPTTPVPTTTSTTHEGAQA; this comes from the coding sequence ATGACCACCCGACCCCGCCGCGAGGGGCAGCTGCACCTCAACGCGTTCCTCATGAGCACCGGCCACCACGAGGCGTCGTGGCGGCTGCCGGAGTCCGACCCGTCGTACCAGAGCACGAACATCGCGTACCTGCAGCGCCTCGCGCAGACCGCCGAGCGCGGGCACCTGGACTCGATCTTCTTCGCCGACGGCCCCGCGCTGTTCCGCGACGTCGGCCGGCGTCCGTCGGGCACGTTGGAGCCGACGGTCGTGCTGGCCGCGATCGCGGCGGTGACCAGCCGCATCGGTCTCATCGCGACCGCGTCGACCACCTACAACGACCCGTACAACCTGGCGCGCCGGTTCGCGTCGGTCGACCACATCAGCGGCGGCCGCGCGGGCTGGAACATCGTCACCACCGCGCACCTCGAGGCCGCCCGCAACTTCGGGTACGAGGACCTGCCGTCCCACCACGCCCGGTACCAGCGCGCCGCGGAGTTCATCGACGTCGCGCTGAAGCTGTGGGACTCGTGGGAGGACGACGTCGAGATCGGCGACAAGGTCGACGGGGTGTGGGGCGACTCCGGCCGCATCCACCCGCCCGAGCACGTCGGCGAGCACTTCCGCGTGGCCGGCGCCCTGACCACGCCCCGGTCGCCGCAGGCGTACCCGCTGCTCGTGCAGGCCGGTTCGTCGGAGGACGGCAAGGACCTGGCGGCCCGCTACGCCGAGGCGGTGTTCACGGCGCAGCAGACCCTCGACGACGCGCTCGCGTTCTCGTACGACCTCAAGCGACGCGCGGTCGAGTGGGGGCGCGACCCCGCGGGGCTGCTCGTGCTGCCGGGCATCGTGCCTGTCATCGGTGCGACGCAGGCGGAGGCGCGGGCGAAGGAGGACGAGCTCGACCGGCTGATCCGCCCCGAGTTCGCCCGCGTGCAGCTCGCCAAGACGCTGCGCGTCGACCCGGAGGACCTGCCGCTGGACCGCGAGCTGCCCGCGGACCTGCCGAGCGAGGAGGAGATCGAGGGTGCCAAGTCGCGGTACACGCTGATCGTCGAGCTCGCGCGGCGCGAGCGGCTCACCGTGCGCCAGCTCATCGGCCGCCTCGGCGGCGGGCGCGGGCACCGCACGTTCTCCGGCACCGCCGAGCAGGTGGCCGACGCCATCCAGGAGTGGTGGGACGCGGGCGCGGCCGACGGGTTCAACATCATGCCCGCGGTGCTGCCGTCGGGCCTGGAGGACTTCGTCGACCAGGTCGTCCCCGTTCTCGTCGACCGCGGCCTGTTCCGCAGCGAGTACACCGGCACGACACTGCGCGAGCACTACGGCCTGGCCCGCCCGGAGCACCCGCGGCACCGTGACGGGTCCCGGCTGGGCGTCGGGGTCGTCGCCCACCCCGCCACTGCCGACCCGACCACCCCCGTCCCGACCACCACGAGCACCACCCACGAAGGAGCACAGGCATGA
- the idi gene encoding isopentenyl-diphosphate Delta-isomerase → MAETDLVELVDEDGRGTGSTTVGEAHAAPGRLHRAFSVVLTRSDGQMLLQRRADAKLRFPGLWTNSCCGHPLPGSDVRDRAALRVREELGVELVDAREVGTFVYRAADASSGHVEREHDHVIVGRCAGDLRPDPDEVSQTEWVTSQRAHELVAAGLVTPWFADVLRLVDTATDATV, encoded by the coding sequence ATGGCGGAGACGGACCTGGTCGAGCTGGTCGACGAGGACGGGCGCGGCACCGGTTCCACGACCGTGGGCGAGGCGCACGCCGCGCCGGGGCGTCTGCACCGCGCCTTCTCCGTGGTCCTGACCCGGTCCGACGGGCAGATGCTCCTGCAGCGGCGCGCCGACGCCAAGCTCAGGTTCCCCGGCCTGTGGACCAACTCCTGCTGCGGCCACCCGCTGCCGGGCTCCGACGTGCGCGACCGTGCGGCGCTGCGCGTGCGCGAGGAGCTGGGGGTGGAGCTCGTGGACGCGCGCGAGGTCGGCACGTTCGTGTACCGGGCGGCCGACGCGTCGTCGGGACACGTCGAGCGCGAGCACGACCACGTCATCGTCGGACGCTGCGCGGGTGACCTGCGCCCCGACCCGGACGAGGTGTCGCAGACGGAGTGGGTCACGTCGCAGCGCGCGCACGAGCTGGTCGCGGCCGGCCTGGTGACCCCCTGGTTCGCCGACGTCCTGCGCCTGGTCGACACCGCCACCGACGCCACCGTCTGA
- a CDS encoding ABC transporter permease has translation MATLSLPRGTTRAPATRPAVPVVGRRTSRTVRRLGPGRPLRGGALIGLGVLLAVWSAGSAVGFIDQRTLSAPWTVVTTGADLIADGRLQQHLAVSAGRAMSGLALGIVAGTVLAVVAGLSRWGEAIVDGPVQLKRAIPSLALLPLLILWLGIGETMKVVTILLGVLIPVYIHTHNGLRTIDARYVELAETVGLTRWDFLTKVVLPGALPGFLLGLRFAVTGCWLALVVVEQINGTAGIGYMMELARTYGQTDVIVVGLVLYGILGYGSDLLVRLVQRRALTWRRTLAG, from the coding sequence ATGGCGACCCTGTCACTGCCCCGGGGCACGACCCGGGCGCCCGCCACCCGGCCTGCCGTGCCCGTGGTCGGCCGACGCACGTCACGGACCGTCCGGCGGCTCGGCCCCGGCCGTCCGCTGCGCGGTGGTGCCCTCATCGGGCTCGGCGTGCTGCTGGCGGTGTGGTCCGCCGGCTCAGCTGTCGGGTTCATCGACCAGCGCACCCTGTCCGCGCCGTGGACGGTCGTCACGACGGGCGCCGACCTGATCGCCGACGGTCGCCTCCAGCAGCACCTCGCGGTGTCGGCCGGGCGCGCGATGTCCGGGCTCGCGCTCGGGATCGTCGCCGGGACCGTGCTCGCGGTCGTCGCCGGACTGAGCCGCTGGGGCGAGGCGATCGTCGACGGTCCCGTGCAGCTCAAGCGGGCCATCCCGAGCCTGGCACTGCTGCCGCTGCTGATCCTGTGGCTCGGCATCGGCGAGACGATGAAGGTCGTCACGATCCTGCTGGGCGTCCTCATCCCCGTGTACATCCACACGCACAACGGGCTGCGGACCATCGACGCCCGCTACGTGGAGCTGGCCGAGACCGTCGGGCTGACGCGGTGGGACTTCCTCACCAAGGTCGTGCTGCCCGGTGCGCTGCCGGGCTTCCTGCTGGGCCTGCGGTTCGCCGTCACCGGCTGCTGGCTCGCGCTCGTGGTCGTCGAGCAGATCAACGGCACCGCCGGCATCGGCTACATGATGGAGCTGGCCCGCACGTACGGGCAGACCGACGTCATCGTCGTCGGCCTGGTCCTGTACGGGATCCTCGGCTACGGCTCCGACCTGCTCGTGCGTCTCGTGCAGAGGAGGGCCCTGACATGGCGGCGCACGCTGGCGGGCTGA
- a CDS encoding carbohydrate ABC transporter permease, giving the protein MSAIAVQATPAPAPAPARKRRVKKLERVNPLVYVVAWLLVGVCIGPVAFIILGGLRTNSQITMDPSGFPTTWEWGNYSSVLNSSLFWQQAGNSAISAIATTIGVVILGVMASFVLARYDFKAQPAMYSLFAAGLMFPMTVAITPLYILIKNLGLMNSLAGIILPQIAFALPTTIIILVPFLRAIPKELEEAAAIDGASRLGFFFRMVVPLSIPGVVTVGILAFVAAWNSYMLPLFILNDEAMYTLPLGVQSFASQYSVDTARVLAFTSLSMIPALIFFSLFERRIVGGLTGAVKG; this is encoded by the coding sequence ATGTCCGCGATCGCCGTCCAGGCAACCCCGGCACCCGCTCCGGCGCCCGCGCGCAAGCGCCGCGTCAAGAAGCTCGAGCGGGTGAACCCGCTGGTCTACGTCGTCGCGTGGCTGCTCGTCGGGGTGTGCATCGGCCCCGTGGCCTTCATCATCCTCGGTGGCCTGCGCACCAACTCGCAGATCACCATGGACCCGTCCGGGTTCCCGACGACGTGGGAGTGGGGCAACTACTCCTCGGTGCTCAACAGCTCGCTGTTCTGGCAGCAGGCCGGGAACTCGGCGATCAGCGCCATCGCGACGACCATCGGCGTGGTGATCCTCGGGGTCATGGCGAGCTTCGTGCTCGCGCGGTACGACTTCAAGGCGCAGCCCGCGATGTACTCGCTGTTCGCGGCAGGTCTGATGTTCCCGATGACGGTGGCGATCACGCCGCTGTACATCCTCATCAAGAACCTGGGCCTCATGAACTCGCTCGCGGGGATCATCCTCCCGCAGATCGCGTTCGCGCTGCCGACCACGATCATCATCCTGGTGCCGTTCCTGCGGGCGATCCCGAAGGAGCTGGAGGAAGCCGCGGCGATCGACGGTGCGAGCCGTCTCGGGTTCTTCTTCCGCATGGTCGTGCCGCTGTCGATCCCGGGCGTCGTGACGGTCGGCATCCTCGCCTTCGTGGCAGCCTGGAACAGCTACATGCTGCCGCTGTTCATCCTCAACGACGAGGCGATGTACACCCTGCCTCTGGGTGTGCAGTCGTTCGCCTCGCAGTACTCGGTCGACACGGCCCGGGTGCTGGCGTTCACGTCGCTGTCGATGATCCCGGCGCTGATCTTCTTCTCGCTGTTCGAGCGGCGCATCGTCGGTGGCCTCACCGGCGCCGTCAAGGGCTGA
- a CDS encoding aldo/keto reductase, which translates to MTTYRTLGRTGVQVSPLTLGTMNFGAWGNPDHEDSAAILHRALDAGINVVDTADVYSRGESETIVGKALAGRRDDVVLATKVHGRLSDEVNHAGNSRRWIVRAVEDSLRRLQTDRIDVYQVHRPQPGTAIDETLGALDDLVRAGKVLYVGTSTFLPSQIVQAQWVAADRRLVRPVTEQPPYSILARGVEREVLPLALEYGLGVLPWSPLAGGWLSGRPLDGGRGDSPRHQRQPGRHDPSLPENRTKAEAVQQLSKVAEAAGLTLLQLALGFVLEHPAVSSAIIGPRTQAHLDAALTALDVRLSADVLDEIDRIVPPGVTLNPADAGWHPPSITDASTRRR; encoded by the coding sequence ATGACGACGTACCGCACGCTCGGCCGCACCGGGGTCCAGGTGTCCCCGCTGACGCTGGGGACCATGAACTTCGGCGCGTGGGGCAACCCCGACCACGAGGACTCCGCTGCGATCCTGCACCGCGCGCTCGACGCCGGGATCAACGTCGTCGACACCGCCGACGTCTACTCGCGCGGAGAGTCCGAGACGATCGTCGGCAAGGCGCTCGCCGGGCGTCGGGACGACGTCGTGCTGGCGACGAAGGTCCACGGCCGGCTGTCCGACGAGGTCAACCACGCGGGTAACTCGCGGCGGTGGATCGTGCGGGCCGTCGAGGACTCGCTGCGCCGCCTGCAGACCGACCGCATCGACGTCTACCAGGTGCACCGCCCGCAGCCGGGCACCGCGATCGACGAGACGCTCGGTGCGCTCGACGACCTCGTGCGCGCCGGCAAGGTGCTGTACGTCGGGACCTCCACGTTCCTGCCGTCGCAGATCGTGCAGGCGCAGTGGGTCGCGGCCGACCGCCGCCTCGTGCGGCCCGTGACCGAGCAGCCGCCGTACTCGATCCTGGCGCGGGGCGTCGAGCGCGAGGTGCTGCCGCTGGCCCTCGAGTACGGGCTGGGAGTGCTGCCGTGGAGCCCGCTGGCCGGGGGCTGGCTGTCGGGCCGTCCGCTCGACGGGGGGCGCGGCGACTCGCCGCGCCATCAGCGTCAGCCGGGCCGCCACGACCCGTCACTGCCGGAGAACCGCACCAAGGCGGAGGCCGTGCAGCAGCTGTCGAAGGTGGCGGAGGCGGCCGGGCTGACCCTGCTGCAGCTCGCGCTCGGCTTCGTCCTGGAGCACCCGGCGGTGTCCAGCGCGATCATCGGGCCCCGCACCCAGGCCCACCTGGACGCGGCCCTCACCGCGCTCGACGTCCGCCTCTCGGCTGACGTCCTCGACGAGATCGACCGCATCGTCCCGCCGGGCGTCACCCTCAACCCCGCCGACGCCGGCTGGCACCCGCCGTCGATCACGGACGCGTCCACCCGCCGCCGCTGA
- a CDS encoding glycoside hydrolase family 43 protein — MSTVKNPILPGCYPDPSICRVGDDYYLVTSTFEYLPGLPVLHSRDLVTWETIGHVVDRPGQLDYAGIESSGGLYAPTIRHHDGLFWVICTLVGQPQGNPGGNFLMTATDPAGPWSDPMWLDADGIDPSIFFDDDGRIWVHGTRLALEPEWFHQTEVWIRELDPETKKLTGPEHVVWSGAVKGAVWAEAPHLYKVDGTYYLMAAEAGTEFHHAESIAQADVVTGPYTGTRGNPILTHRHLGRQHPVVGAGHADLVEAADGSWWAVLLAMRTYGGYHYPLGRETFLVPVVWEDGWPVFAPGVGKVPDEVEVPFATGPASGLVQGLASGTVPADDPRWTAVRALPAQVATAAGEGWDLPLRPATLADVDVPAFLGLRLQHQDADLVARVAVDLADGEEVGVAVRQSEKDHVRLAVTPDGDALRARVVHRQRGEDRVLGEATLAAGAPLTLSVRARGVDLELLVATGDSEPVVVGTALATDLDTVATGGFLGLWLGVYGTSNGAATSTVAHVERVDYVPTV, encoded by the coding sequence ATGAGCACCGTGAAGAACCCCATCCTGCCGGGGTGCTACCCCGACCCCTCGATCTGCCGGGTGGGCGACGACTACTACCTCGTCACCTCGACGTTCGAGTACCTCCCGGGGTTGCCGGTGCTGCACAGCCGCGACCTGGTCACGTGGGAGACGATCGGCCACGTCGTCGACCGTCCCGGCCAGCTGGACTACGCCGGGATCGAGTCGTCGGGGGGCCTGTACGCGCCGACGATCCGCCACCACGACGGCCTGTTCTGGGTCATCTGCACGCTCGTGGGCCAGCCGCAGGGCAACCCGGGCGGCAACTTCCTCATGACGGCGACGGACCCCGCGGGCCCGTGGTCCGACCCGATGTGGCTCGACGCCGACGGCATCGACCCGTCGATCTTCTTCGACGACGACGGCCGCATCTGGGTCCATGGCACGCGTCTGGCGCTGGAGCCGGAGTGGTTCCACCAGACCGAGGTCTGGATCCGCGAGCTCGACCCCGAGACCAAGAAGCTCACGGGACCGGAGCACGTGGTGTGGTCGGGTGCCGTCAAGGGCGCCGTCTGGGCGGAGGCGCCGCACCTCTACAAGGTCGACGGCACGTACTACCTGATGGCAGCCGAGGCGGGCACCGAGTTCCACCACGCCGAGAGCATCGCGCAGGCCGACGTCGTCACGGGGCCGTACACCGGCACCCGCGGCAACCCGATCCTCACGCACCGGCACCTGGGGCGGCAGCACCCGGTCGTCGGGGCCGGTCACGCGGACCTCGTCGAGGCGGCGGACGGCTCCTGGTGGGCCGTGCTGCTCGCGATGCGCACGTACGGCGGCTACCACTACCCGCTGGGCCGTGAGACGTTCCTCGTCCCCGTGGTCTGGGAGGACGGCTGGCCGGTCTTCGCGCCGGGCGTCGGCAAGGTCCCGGACGAGGTCGAGGTGCCGTTCGCCACGGGCCCCGCGAGCGGGCTCGTGCAGGGTCTCGCGTCGGGCACGGTCCCCGCGGACGACCCGCGCTGGACCGCGGTGCGGGCGCTGCCCGCGCAGGTCGCGACCGCTGCCGGCGAGGGCTGGGACCTGCCGCTGCGTCCCGCGACGCTGGCGGACGTCGACGTCCCCGCGTTCCTGGGCCTGCGGCTGCAGCACCAGGACGCGGACCTCGTGGCGCGCGTCGCCGTGGACCTCGCCGACGGCGAGGAGGTCGGCGTGGCCGTGCGGCAGTCCGAGAAGGACCACGTGCGCCTGGCCGTCACGCCGGACGGTGACGCCCTGCGGGCGCGGGTCGTGCACCGGCAGCGCGGCGAGGACCGCGTGCTGGGCGAGGCCACGCTCGCGGCGGGTGCGCCGCTGACGCTGTCCGTGCGAGCGCGCGGCGTCGACCTCGAGCTCCTCGTCGCCACGGGCGACTCCGAGCCCGTCGTCGTCGGCACGGCCCTGGCCACCGACCTCGACACCGTGGCGACCGGCGGCTTCCTGGGCCTGTGGCTCGGGGTCTACGGCACGAGCAACGGCGCGGCGACGAGCACCGTCGCCCACGTCGAGCGCGTGGACTACGTCCCGACGGTCTGA